The sequence below is a genomic window from Cryobacterium arcticum.
GACGTACTCGGGGAAGAGCGCCGCGGCCGAGCCGTCACCGATGGTGGTGGAGTCGATGATGCGGGTCGGGATGACGTAGTCGGGCACCTCGGCGCCCGTGGCGGCGCGGGCGACGCTGTCGAAGGCGATCCAGCCGATCCAGCTCGTGGTGGGCATGGCGATGGTCATGGCTTGGCCGCTGTTGTCGGCGATCATGGCGAGGTTGGCTTCGAGGCCGTCGCGGGAGAGCACCTTGGCCGTGGAGTTGGCGGCGCTCATCACCGGTGACACGAACGGTACGGCGCTGTCCCAGACCGGGTAGACGTAGTTCACGCCCTGGTCCTGCTGCAGCGCGGTCTGCAGCTGGCTGCCGATGTCGGTGCTGACGTTGGCGATGTCCACGTTGAGGGCCTTGAAGCTGCAGTCCTCGGGGCAGTACTCGTCGAAGACGGATGCGGCGCCGTCGGCCATCTTCTGCCACACCCCGACCGAGCTGGAGTAGAGCGAGACCATGTCGGCCTGGCAGCCGGAGTCGATCAGGGCCCACTTGGCCGCGGTCTCGCCGTCACCGGTGAAGTCGCTGGTGAGGTTGGTGTACATGCCTTCTGGCACCTCGTCGGTCGGGTCGCCGTTGAGAGTGTTCTGCACCGGGATGCCCGCGGCGGCGGCCTCGGCCAGGGAACCGGTGACGACAGTGGGGTCGATGCCGACGAGGATGATTCCGGCCGCGTCCTGGGCGACGGCTTGCGAGATGCCCTCGTTGAACCGGTTGGCCAGGCCCTGGCCGTCGTAGGTCACGAGCTTGACGCCGGCGGCATCCGCTGCGGCCTGAACGCCCGTGGCCATGTCGGTGGAGAACTGGTTCATCGAGACGGTGATGAACCAGACCGTGCCGCCGGACAGGGCGGCGAGGTCGAGCGGTTCGGTCGGGGCGACCAGCGCCGTCTCGGCGGTGGCGGCGTCGACGTCGGCCTGAACCGCCGTGACGCACTCCTGCTGGGCGGAGGTGAGGTCTGCCGTGGTGGTGACGTCCGCCGTCTTGGCGGCGTCGGTGGCCGATGTGCAGCCGACGAGGGCGAGTGAGGCGCCCAACGCGAGGGCTATGCCTGCGGCAGTCTGGGTGATCTTCATGCGGAGCTCCAAGGATCGGGGGGAGGGGTGCTGGAGGGGTACGTCAATTCGACGCACCAGCGGTTTCCACCCGATATCGGAAGAGTTAACGCTCTATTGCGCATCGACCGATTTGTTTCGTCACGCGCATAGCCAGAGAAAATGCTGATCAGGGCGCTCCCGACGGCGCGGTATGCGCGCCGGCCACCCGGGCAGGCCGAATAACGCCGCCACGAGGCCGCTGGCGGGGCGGGCCTCCAGTGCTCCCGGCCGGGTCGCCGAGTAAGCTGAGCGCGTGATCTCGTGGTTAGGTGAACGTCCCAAACGGGCAGAGGCGCCCCGGCTGTCGGTCAGGGCTGAACGCCGCGCAACGACGAAGGTCGACATCACCGAACTGGTGCCCGACCTGCTCACCTATCTCGGCCAGGCCGCGTATTTCGAGCTGGGCATGTTCGAGAGCCTGTCCACGGCCGTGATCACCGCGCCCACCCTCGCCGCGAAGGAAGGCCTCAGCCTGGCCGCCGGTCGCGCGCTGTCGAAGCACCACGGCCTGATCGAGGAGATCCGCCGCCGGGACGGCGAACCGGCCACGGTGATGGGCCCGTTCGTTCCCGCGCTCGACCGCTTCCGCACGGCCACGGGCGGAGAGGACTGGCCGGAGCTTCTGCTCAGCTGCTACCTCACCGGTGGTCTGCTCGACGATTTCTTCATCCGACTCTCCGACGCCCTGCCCGGCGATGTGGGGCCGCGGATCGCCCACCTGCTCGGTGAGCACGGCGGCGCCGACGTTCTCGTGCACGAGCTGTCCGCGGCCATCGCCGCGCAGCCCGCGCTGGAGTCTCGCCTGGCCATGTGGGGGCGGCGGCTGGTGGGGGACACCCTGCTCGTGGCCAGGTCCGCCATGGCCGTGAGTCAGGATTCTCGCATCGAACCGGTCTTCACCGAACTGATCGCCGCGCACACCCGCCGCATGGACGGCCTGGGCCTCACCGCCTGAAGTGCCGGCCGGCGCCGCACACACAGAAACGCCCCCATCGGGCCGATGGGGGCGTTTCCTGTTCGTCTGGCTGCCTGTCGCTCTAAGCCGGGAGCCCGGTCTTGCTGATTCTGTGCAGGACCTCCAGGTCGGCGGCCTCGCGGCGACGACCGATGACCACGTCGACCACGACGGATGCCACGGCGGCGGCCGCGAACGACACCCACCAGATCCAGCCGCCGTCCCAGGCCCAGCCGAGCCAGGTCAGTGCGACCCAGGCCAGGCTGGCGACGCCCGTCCCCACGGCCGGCACAAGCACTGAACCGTGAGTGTGGCGGCGGGGCAGCGCGTACCGTGCGGCGAGGCCGAGGATCGCACCGCCGAGGGCGACGAAGAGGAGTTCCATGGAAGGTTAGGCCACGAAGCCGACGCGGCGGGACTCCTCGGAGCCCAGCTCGACATAGGCCAGTCCGATGGTCGGGACGATGTATACGCGGCCCTTCTTGTCGCTGAGCTTGAGGTAGCCGGTCTGCCCGGCGAGAGCGGCTGCGACGGTCTCTTCGACCTCGTTGGCCGGCTGAGTCGTCTCGAAACTGATCTCCCGGGGGGAGTTGAAGATACCAATGCGGATGTCCACGGATGCGCCTTTCGGTTGCCTACCCGCTCAGATTACGACATGCCCGCCGGTCGGCCCGCCACGTTCACTGTCGGCGCAACCCGTTACCGTTGGACCGTGATGAACCCGGTGACCGAAGTAGAGCCAGCCGCCCAGGTGCGGGCGGGCGACAACGCCGCCGACCGGCCGCCGCTAGACCTGGATCCCTCCCAGCAGGCCGTGCTCGAGCTGCCGGATGGCCGTTCGGCCGCCGTCATCGGCGCGCCCGGCTCTGGCAAGACCCGCACCCTCGTGGAATTCGTCGCAGACCGCGTGCTCCGCCTGGGCATCAGCCCCAGCGAGGTGCTGGTTCTCGTGCCCACCCGCACCGGCGCCACGGCGCTGCGGGACCGGTTGGCCCTGCGCCTGCGGGTGCCCACGAACGGTCCGTTGGCCCGCACCGCGAACTCTGTGGCCTTCCAGATCGTGCGGGACGCCGAGGTGGCGGCCGGACACACCAGCCCGACATTGCTCACCGGTGGCGAGCAGGACCAGATCATCGCCGAGATCCTGCAGGGCGACATCCTGGAGGGCACCGGGCCGGCCTGGCCGAGCCCGCTCGACGCCGAGGTCAGGGGCCTGCGCGGTTTCCGCACCGAGCTTCGCGACCTGATGATGCGCGCCGTGGAATACGGTGTCACGCCCGAACGGCTGAGTCGCCTGGCCGCCGACACCGAACGACCGGAGTGGGCCGCTGCGGCCCAGTTCATCACGGGGTACCAGGAGGTCAAGGACCAGAGCCGCCCAGGCCAGTTCGACTCCACCGAGCTCGTGCAGTTCGCCGCGGCGATCGTGCAGGCCGCCCCGCGGACCCTCCCGCGGAACGGAGCAGTGCGATCCGCCTCGGCCACCGCTGTGAGCGCCGGCAACCCACTCGGTCCGCTCGGCGATCTCCGGCTGATCGTGCTCGACGACGCCCAGGAGGCCACCCAGTCCACGCTGGCGCTGCTGGCCCAGTTCGCCGCCCGCGGCGTCACCGTCGTCGCGTTCGGCGATCCCGACCTCAGCACCGGGTCGTTCCGCGGCGCCCACCCGGACGCCCTCGGCCGCCTCGCCCACTACCTGGGCCTGCCCGACGTGGCCACGCTCACCCTCGACACCGTGCACCGGCACGGCCCCGAGTTGCGCGCGGTGATCCGCGAGTTCACCGGCCGGATCGGCGCCGCCGCCGCCGGAACCCAGCGGGCCGCCGGAACCGTCGTCGGTGCCGCAGCCACAGGGACGGACGAGGCCACAGGGACGGACGAGGGCACCGGGCCGGACACCACGGCAGCGGGGACCGACGCCGCCGGCGGGATGGTGCAGACCGTCGTCACCGCGAGCCCGGCCGACCAGCTCGCCGTGATCGCCCGCCGGTTGCGCGAACGGCACGTGCTCGATGGGGTGCCCTGGGGGCGGATGGCCGTGATCGTGCGCACCGGCGCACTGGTGCCCGCCCTGTCCAAGGGGCTGGCCGCCCTCGAGGTGCCCACCCAGGTGGCCGCCTCCCAGGCGGCGCTCCGCGACGAACCGGCCGTGCGCGCGTTCATCCTGGCCCTCGATGTGACCCTCGGGCGCCGCCCGCTCGACGCCGATGCCGCCGTCGACCTGCTGCGCGGCCCGCTCGGGGGCCTCGACCCGATCACCCTGCGGCGGCTGCGCGCCGCGCTGCGCCAACAGGAGCTGAGCGAGCCGGAGCCTGGCGACCCCGAGGGGACCCACGACCCGGCCCACGTTGCCCATCCCGCGCGCACCGCCGACGAACTCCTGGTGGAGGTCTTCACCAACCCGGCGCTGCTGGAGAGCATCGACAACCGCACCGCCCGGCGGGCCGCCTCCTGCGCCAAGAACCTGCGGCAGACCCGCACGGCGTTCGCGGCCGGCGCCACCATCGAAGAGCTCCTCTGGGGGCTCTGGCAGCGCAGCGGACTCGCCCCCGCCTGGGCGGAGCAGTCCACCGGTACCGGCATCGACGCCGACGAGGCCAATCACAACCTCGACGCGGTCGTGGCCCTGTTCTCCGCCGCCCAGCGCTTCGTCGAGCGCACCCCCGCCGCCCCGCCCGTGCTCTTCGTGGAGCACCTCGTCGACACCGACGTGCCCGAAGACACCCTCGCGCCGCGGGCGACGGCGGAGTCGGTGCTCGTCTCCACCCCCAGCGGCACCATCGGCCGGGACTACGACGTCGTGGTGCTCGCCGGGGTGCAGGAGAACGTCTGGCCCGACCTGCGCATCCGCGGCTCGCTGCTCGGCGCCGGCGACCTCGCCCTGCTCGCCGCGGGGGAGCAGCCCGACCCGGCCGGTGCCCGCACCAGCGTGCTGCACGACGAGCTGCGCATGTTCGCCCAGGCCGCCTCCCGCAGCACCACCGAACTGCTCGTGACGGCCGTCGACAACGACGAGAACCAGCCGTCGGCGTTCCTCAGGCTGCTGCCCGAACCGGACCCCGCACCGCTCACCCGCTACCCGCTGTCGCTGCGCGGCCTGGTCGGTCGCCTGCGCCGCGACCTCACCCAGACCCTCCGACCCCGGCTGTCGCCGGCGGCCGACCCGGTCGGCGCGCTGCCCGCTGTACTGCCGGCCCGGGCCACGGATGCCGCGGCCACGCTCGCCCGCCTCGCCCGCGAGAAGGTGCCCGGCGCCTCACCCGAGGAATGGTACGGACTGCGAGAGGCCAGCACCGTGCGCCCGCTCAACGATCCGGAGGCCGGCGACGGCCCGGTGCGGGTCTCACCGTCGCGCATGTCGGCGTTCGAGACCTGTCCGTTGCACTGGCTGATCGGCCAGATCGGCGGCGGCGACTCGAGCACCGCGGCCAACCTCGGCACCATCATCCACAAGGTCATGGAAGACGCCACCGACCCGGCCGGCGCGGACGATCCGGCCCTGATCACCGCGGACGCCCTCTGGGCCGGCGTGGAGGCCCGCTGGGGTGAGCTCGTCTTCGACGCCGACTGGCAGTCCAGGGTGCAGAAGACCCAGGCCCGCGAGCTCACCGACCGCCTCGCCGCCTACCTCGGCGACGGGGCCCGCGACGGCACCCGGCTGCTGAGCGCCGAGGGCCGCTTCCAACTGGACCTGGACGGTGCCGTGCTCTCCGGCACCATCGACCGGGTGGAACGGCTCCCGGACGGACGCGCCGTCATCGTCGACCTCAAGACCGGCAAGGGCGACCCGACCAGCGACACCGGCGTCGCCGAACACCCGCAGCTCGGCGCTTACCAGCTGGCCTTTGCGGCCGGCGTCATCGACGGCCTGGAACCGGGTATGGAGCTCGCCGGTGCACGCCTGGTGATCGTGTCCTCCGGAACCCAGAAGCAGAACTACCGCAACCCCACCCAGCCGGCCTTCACACCCGACGAAATCGCGGCCTTCAGCACGCGGGTTACCGACGACGCCGCCGGAATGGGCGGCGCCACCTTCGTGGCCGAGATCGCCGACCACTGCCTCGACCCCCGCTCCTACGGCTCGTGCCGTATCCACGTCATCAAGCAGGTCAGCTCATGAACCCCCCAGACATGAACACCGGCGGCGCGAACGCCGACGACACGTTCACCGCGACAATTCAGACCAGATCGGTCTCCGCCCTGGCCATCGCCGAGGCGCTGGGCATGTTCCCGCCCACCAGCGAACAGCAGGCCGTGATCGAGGCGCCGCTCAGCCCCACCCTCGTGGTGGCCGGCGCCGGAAGCGGCAAGACCGAGACCATGGCCAACCGGGTGCTCTGGCTGCTGGCCAACGGTCATGCCCGGCCCGACCAGATCCTCGGCCTCACCTTCACCCGCAAGGCCGCCGGCGAGCTGGCCGAACGCATCAACGGCCGCATCCGGCAGCTCAGTGAGGCCGGGCTGATGCCCGCCGGCGACGGCACGGCAGACCCCGTCACCGGCCTCACCGCAGGGCCCGACTCCGCCGACCTGTTCAACGCGCCGGCAGTGTCCACCTACAACTCCTTCGCCAGCCGACTGTTCACCGACAACGCGCTGCTGCTCGGCCGCGAACCCGAGTCGGTGCTGCTCAGCGAGACCAGCGCCTGGCTGCTCGCCCGCCGGGTGGTCGTGGCCCACGGTGACGGCCGCCTGGTGAAATACGGCAAGGGCGTCGACGCCGTGACGGATGCCGTGCTCTCGCTCAGCCGGGCGCTGGCCGAGAATCCGCCGCCGTACGTGCCCGGCGAGGAGCCCGAACCGCACGACCTGGCCCGCCTGGCGAACAGCTTCGGCTACCTCGCCGACCTGCCCTACGGCAACCCGCGCAAGAAGAAGCCGTACGACTCGGTGCTCGAGGCCATCGCCGCCGTGGCTCCGCTGCCCGTGCTGGCCGAGCTCGCGGATGCCTACGGGGCCGAGAAACGCCGCCAGGGACTGATCGAATTCTCCGACCAGGTGGCGTTGGCGTTGCAGGTCTGCCGCAAGGTGCCGGCCGTGGTGGCCCGCTACCGCGAGCAGTACCGTATCGTTCTGCTCGACGAATACCAGGACACCTCGGTGCTGCAGACCGAGCTGCTGCGCACCCTCTTCGCGCACCACCCGGTGATGGCCGTCGGCGACCCGCACCAGTCCATCTACGGATGGCGCGGAGCCAGTTCGGCCAACCTGCTCGGCTTCTCCACCGACTTCGCCGAGCTGGCCAACACCGAGGCACCCTCGATGTCGCTCTCCTACACCTGGCGCAACCCGGTGACTGTACTCGACGCCGCCAACGCCCTTGTCGCGCCGCTCAGCGCTCAGCTGCGCGCCCGGCCCAACGGCATCCAGGTGGAGACCCTCAAGGTCCCCGCCGGCAAGGCAGCCGGCCGGGTGGAGGCCGCGATGCACGAGACCATCGCCGACGAGGCTGCCGCCATCGCGCGCTGGTTCGCCGCGCGGCTGGGCAGCGAGACCTCGCCCGCCGACCCCGACGCAGAGCCCCGCTCGGGGGCGATGCTTTTCCGCGCCCGCCGCGACATGGAGTTCTACGCCGAGGTGCTGCGGGAACACGGCGTTCCCGCGCACGTGCTGGGCCTCGGCGGCCTGCTCTCCACACCGGAGGTGGCCGATGTGCTCGCCGTGCTCCGGGTGGTGCACGACCCGTCCGCCGGCAGCGACCTGATCCGGCTGCTCACGGGCGGCCGGTGGCGCATCGGGGTGCGCGACCTGCAGGCCTTGTCGGACGTGGCCGGTTGGCTCGCCACGCACGACTGGGCGCAGAAGGCCGTGTCGGACGAGCTCAAGGCCAAGCTGCGCGCATCCGTCGCCACCGAAGAGAGCCGCTCGCTCGTGGACGCCCTCGACTTCGTCGCCGGTGTGCCGGAGACCCACGGCCAGCTGGCCGCGTTCAGCGACGAGGGACGCCTACGGCTCCGCCAGGCCGGCCGGCAGTTGGCCTGGCTGCGCAGCCGCGCGGGACTTGGCCTGCTCGACTTCGTGCGCCTGATCGAGCAGGAGACCCTGCTCGACCTCGAACTGGTCGCCAACGAGAGCCACGGCAGGGCCCTGGCCAACCTCTACGCCTTCCACGACGCCGTGTCGGCGTTCCTCGACAGCGACGAGCAGGGCACCCTGGCCAGCTTCCTGCGCTGGCTGGCCCGGGCCGAACGCCAGGACGACCTCGGCCCGCGCGGTGAGGCGGCCGAACCCGGCACCGTGCAGCTGCTCACCATCCACGGGTCCAAGGGGCTCGAGTGGGACTTCGTGGCCATCCCGGGCATGACCGAGAAGAACCTGCCGGCGCCGAGCCGGGAGGTGTCGGGCTGGCTGCGGTTCGGCGAGCTGCCCTATCCCTGCCGGGGAGACCGGGCCGAGCTGCCGGAGCTGCGCCGGCTGGGCCACGAGACCCAGCTCTCCTTCGACATCGACTTCGAGCTGTACAAGCACGAGCTCGCCGACCGGCACGACGCCGAGGAGCGGCGGCTGATCTACGTGGCCACCACCCGGTCCCAGCAGCAGTTGCTGCTCACCGGAGCGTTCTGGGGTGGCGGCACCACCGTGCGAAAGCCCAGCCGGTACCTGCTCGAACTGGCCGAGGCCGGGCTCATCCCCGAGTTGCCGGAGGGCAGCGAGCACGACGAGAAGCCCCTGACCGACGAGGACACCAGTGAGGTCTGGCCGTTCGACCCGCTCGGCACCCGGCGCCCGGTCGTGGAGGCCGCCGCCACGCTCGTGCGCGCCCAGGGCGGCGACATCGGGGACGGCGACGGCGAGGACGGCAGGGACCCGGACGAGCCGGACACGCCCTGGTCGCGGGAAGTGACGCTGCTGCTCGAGGAGCGCGCGCTGCGCCTTGCCGGCCCCGTCGCACTCGACGTGCCCACCCGCATCCCGGCCTCCCGGTTCAAGGACTACGTCGACGACCCGGCGGCCGTTCTGGCCCGGCTCCGGCGCCCGATGCCCGAGCGGCCCTACCGGGCCACCCGGCTGGGCACCCTGTTCCACTCCTGGGTCGAACAACGCTCCGCCGGCGGGTCCTCCGGGGATCTCCTCGATGCGAGCATGGACGAGCTCGACCTCGATCTCGAGGCCGACGAGGAGTCCGCCGTCGATTCAGGGACGGGCATGCCCGTCGAACTGGACCAGCTGGAGCAGTTCAAGGCCACCTTCGAACGCTCACCCTGGGCCAACCTGGCGCCGGAAGAGGTGGAGATCGAGATCCACCACGTGCTGGGGGAGCAGGTCTTCATCTGCAAGCTCGACGCGGTGTACAAGACCGAGACCGGCTACCAGGTGGTGGACTGGAAGACCGGCAAGGCGCCCAAGGACGCCGCCGACCTCGAGCTCAAGCAGACCCAGCTGGCGCTGTACCGGCTGGCCTACGCCACCTGGAAGGGTATCGACCCGGCCATCGTCGACGCGGTGTTCTACTTCGTCGCCGACGACACTGTCGTCGCCCCTGAGCGGCTCTACTCCGAGGAAGACCTCGTGCGGGCCTGGTCGTCGGTGGCCGGCGCATCCGCCGCCGTGGAGATCGGGCCGGTGGCGTCGTCGGTGTAGTCGGTGTCCGAACCGGCGGCGCCGAAGCCAGTGCCGTCGAAGCTGGTGACCCGGGAGAATGACCCGGTCTCGGCGAAGTCGCTGGTGCCGTACTCGGAGCTGTCGTCGCTGTTGCGCCCGGCCGACCCTGTTGCCGGCGTGCGCGGCATGTCCTCGAGCATCGACTCCACATCGGACACGCTGAGGATCGGGCCGGTCTCCGGCGACAGCGACTGCATGGTGTGGCTGTGCACGTTGTCGACCAGGCCGTCGAGCATCGACACGGCGTCGTCGATGATGGCGTCGTTGTGGATGTCGACGCCGTGCAGCAGCCACCGGGCCAGCTCGAGCTCGGCGTACAGCATCGCCCGCTGGGCGATCAGCGGGTCGTTGCCCTGCCGGGTGGCCGTGTAGGTGGCGATGGCCGTCTCGGCGGCGTCGCCGCGGGCGGCGAGTAGCCAGTTGAGGTCGCGGGCCGGGTCGCCCACACAGAGCGCGGACCAGCCGAGCACGCCGCACACGGCGTCGTCGCTGATCAGGAAGGACTCGGCGGTGAGCGAGCCGTGGATCACGGTCGGGGCGAACTGCCAGAGCGAGTCGTCGTCAGTGGCGAGCTCCCAGCGGCGCAGCAGGGCCGCCGGCAGCTTTCCGGTGTTCGATGCGCGGTCGATCAGGTCGATCGTGGCGGTGCGGCAGTCCAGCGCGCTCTGCTGCACGAGTCCGGCGTCGCCGATGAAGGCCGTGGGCAGACCGTGGATGGCCGCGATGGCGCGACCGATCGAGCCGGAGACCCCCTCGTGCCCGGTGAGCGCGTCGGCGTCGTAGGACGCGCCGGGCAGTCGTTCGTAGACCACGGCCCTGGTGCCCTCGAAGGGCGCCTGGCCCACGAAGACCGGCACGTCGAAGGGCAGCCGGCTACGGTTGCCGGTCGTGAGCGCGCGCAGCGCCACGAGGTCCGCCGACTGCTCGGTTTCCGCCGCTTGCGACGTGGGAACCCGGATGATCAGCTCAGTGCCGTCGCGGGTGATCAGCAGCGCGGAGTCGAACAATCCGTTCGCGCCGAGACTGTGGTTTCGGGCGTGGGCGACGTCGAGCTCCGGAACTGCATTGGTGGCCAACGCGGCTAGAGTGAGATGGGATCTGGCCATGCCTTCTAGGTTAGGTCGAGTTCCTCCCTGCGGCGCCATTCGCCACGCCTGCAGTCCACTTCGGCACGAGTTGCCCGAGCTTTGAGGGGCCTTGAATGTCGTTCAGGTTTACGGCCAGGCTGCCGCTTTCCCGGCACGCCGTCGATCGCGACAACGATGCCCGCGCCCGCACCGATCTGTTCGAGACCCTGTGGGCGGATGCCGGCACCCGCCTGCTGCCCCTCTGGCACGGCAAAGCGCTGCTCGCCGAGCCTCTCAGCACGGAGCTCGAGAACGCGGCGCCGCGTGTGCTGCTGCTGGCGCCGGCCGAGCTGGCGGCCGGGCCCGGCGCATCCGGTCTGCAGGTCTATCTGGGCCGCTCGCTCGACCCCGACGCCGCCGAACCGGTGGGCACCCCGATCATCGCCGTGCCGCTCGACGACGAGCAGGCCGCGGCCCTCGAACCCGACGAGAGCCGCTGGGTGGGCCTGCGCGACTACGCCACCCTGCTCTCCGACCGGGACACCGGCATCTTCACCGAGTCCCTCGGCATCCTGCACTGGCACGAGTCGCACCCGCACTGCCCGCGCTGCGGCGCCGCCACCGAGGTCACCACCGGCGGCTGGGTGCGGCACTGCCCGGTCGATGGCAGCCAGGTGTTCCCGCGCACCGACGCGGCCGTGATCGTCCTCATCACCGACGACCAGGACCGCGTGCTGCTCGGCTCCAACGCCATGTGGGAGGCCAACCGGTACTCGCTGCTGGCCGGCTTCGTCGAACCCGGCGAGTCGTTCGAGTCCGCCGTGGTGCGTGAGGTCTTCGAGGAATCGGGCCTGCGCGTAGCGGACCCGGTCTACCACGGCTCGCAGCCGTGGCCCTTCCCGGCGTCGATCATGGTGGGCTTCACGGCCCGGCTGGCCGACGGCCAGCACTCCTCGGGGCTCGTGCCCGACGGCACCGAGATCCTCGACCTGCGCTGGTTCAGCCGGGCGGAGCTCTCCGACAGCGAGAACGGGATCATGCTGCCCGGTGCGTCGTCGATCGCCCGCGCCCTGATCGACGACTGGCTGGTCCGGCCGGCCACGGTGTCCCCGGGTGTCTGATCCGTTGACCCCCACCGCCGAGTCCCTGCTGACCGGGCTCGACGAGCAGCAGCGCGTCGCGGCGGAGGCCCTGATCGGCCCGGTGTGCATGCTCGCCGGTGCCGGCACGGGCAAGACCCGCGCCATCACGCACCGCATCGCCTACGGCGTGATGAGCGGCGCCTATTCGCCCACCCGGGTGATGGCGCTCACCTTCACCGCCCGCTCCGCTGCAGAGCTGCGCGGCCGGCTGCGGCAGCTCGGCGCCGGCGGCGTCGCCGCGCGAACCTTCCACGCGGCCGCGCTCTCGCAACTCAACTACTTCTGGCCGCACGTCGTGGGCGGGCAGGCGCCGCGCATCCTCGAGGGCAAGGGCCGGCTGCTCGGCCACGTGGCCGAGGTGCTCAAGCTCAAGCTGGACACCGCCACCCTGCGTGACCTGGCCGGCGAGATCGAGTGGCGCAAGACCTCCGGGCTGAGCCTGGAGCAGTACGCCACGGCCGGCCGGGCGCTGCCGGGCCGGCTGGACATCGATCAGGCCCTGGACATGCAGGCTGGCTACGAGCGGCTCAAGGACGACCGCAAGCAGATCGACTTCGAGGACGTGCTGCTGGCCATGGCCGGCATGATCGAGGCCGAACCGTCGGTGGCGTTGCAGGTGCGGGAGCAGTACCGGTTCTTCGTCGTCGACGAGTTCCAGGACGTGTCGCCGCTGCAGTACGACCTGCTCAAACTCTGGCTGGGCGACCGGCGGGATCTCTGCGTGGTCGGCGACGCCAGCCAGACCATCTACTCGTTCGCGGGCGCCCGCAGCGACTACCTGCTCGACTTCCCCAAGCACTACGAGGATGCCACGGTGGTGCGCCTCGAGCAGAACTACCGCTCGACCGCGGCCATCGTCGCCACCGCCAACCAGCTCATGCGCGGCCGGCCCGGCGCGCTGTCGTTGCACGCCGCCGTCGCCGAGACCGGGGTTGAGCCCGCTGTGCGGGAGTATCCCAACGACATGGCCGAGGCCAGGGGTGTGGCGCAGAGCATCGCCGAACTGGTCGCCGCCGGCACCGCGCCCGAGAACATCGCCGTGCTGTACCGGGTCAACGTGCAGGCCGCGCTGCTCGAGACGGCGCTGGGCGATGTGGGCGTGAGCTACCAGATCCGCGGATCGAAGCGGTTCTTCGACCTGCCCGAGGTGAAGCAGGCGGTGATGTCGCTGCGCGCGGCATCCGTCTCGATCATG
It includes:
- a CDS encoding sugar ABC transporter substrate-binding protein; its protein translation is MKITQTAAGIALALGASLALVGCTSATDAAKTADVTTTADLTSAQQECVTAVQADVDAATAETALVAPTEPLDLAALSGGTVWFITVSMNQFSTDMATGVQAAADAAGVKLVTYDGQGLANRFNEGISQAVAQDAAGIILVGIDPTVVTGSLAEAAAAGIPVQNTLNGDPTDEVPEGMYTNLTSDFTGDGETAAKWALIDSGCQADMVSLYSSSVGVWQKMADGAASVFDEYCPEDCSFKALNVDIANVSTDIGSQLQTALQQDQGVNYVYPVWDSAVPFVSPVMSAANSTAKVLSRDGLEANLAMIADNSGQAMTIAMPTTSWIGWIAFDSVARAATGAEVPDYVIPTRIIDSTTIGDGSAAALFPEYVDYETAFTDAWTG
- a CDS encoding ferritin-like fold-containing protein, coding for MISWLGERPKRAEAPRLSVRAERRATTKVDITELVPDLLTYLGQAAYFELGMFESLSTAVITAPTLAAKEGLSLAAGRALSKHHGLIEEIRRRDGEPATVMGPFVPALDRFRTATGGEDWPELLLSCYLTGGLLDDFFIRLSDALPGDVGPRIAHLLGEHGGADVLVHELSAAIAAQPALESRLAMWGRRLVGDTLLVARSAMAVSQDSRIEPVFTELIAAHTRRMDGLGLTA
- a CDS encoding DUF3107 domain-containing protein, whose amino-acid sequence is MDIRIGIFNSPREISFETTQPANEVEETVAAALAGQTGYLKLSDKKGRVYIVPTIGLAYVELGSEESRRVGFVA
- a CDS encoding ATP-dependent helicase, producing MNPVTEVEPAAQVRAGDNAADRPPLDLDPSQQAVLELPDGRSAAVIGAPGSGKTRTLVEFVADRVLRLGISPSEVLVLVPTRTGATALRDRLALRLRVPTNGPLARTANSVAFQIVRDAEVAAGHTSPTLLTGGEQDQIIAEILQGDILEGTGPAWPSPLDAEVRGLRGFRTELRDLMMRAVEYGVTPERLSRLAADTERPEWAAAAQFITGYQEVKDQSRPGQFDSTELVQFAAAIVQAAPRTLPRNGAVRSASATAVSAGNPLGPLGDLRLIVLDDAQEATQSTLALLAQFAARGVTVVAFGDPDLSTGSFRGAHPDALGRLAHYLGLPDVATLTLDTVHRHGPELRAVIREFTGRIGAAAAGTQRAAGTVVGAAATGTDEATGTDEGTGPDTTAAGTDAAGGMVQTVVTASPADQLAVIARRLRERHVLDGVPWGRMAVIVRTGALVPALSKGLAALEVPTQVAASQAALRDEPAVRAFILALDVTLGRRPLDADAAVDLLRGPLGGLDPITLRRLRAALRQQELSEPEPGDPEGTHDPAHVAHPARTADELLVEVFTNPALLESIDNRTARRAASCAKNLRQTRTAFAAGATIEELLWGLWQRSGLAPAWAEQSTGTGIDADEANHNLDAVVALFSAAQRFVERTPAAPPVLFVEHLVDTDVPEDTLAPRATAESVLVSTPSGTIGRDYDVVVLAGVQENVWPDLRIRGSLLGAGDLALLAAGEQPDPAGARTSVLHDELRMFAQAASRSTTELLVTAVDNDENQPSAFLRLLPEPDPAPLTRYPLSLRGLVGRLRRDLTQTLRPRLSPAADPVGALPAVLPARATDAAATLARLAREKVPGASPEEWYGLREASTVRPLNDPEAGDGPVRVSPSRMSAFETCPLHWLIGQIGGGDSSTAANLGTIIHKVMEDATDPAGADDPALITADALWAGVEARWGELVFDADWQSRVQKTQARELTDRLAAYLGDGARDGTRLLSAEGRFQLDLDGAVLSGTIDRVERLPDGRAVIVDLKTGKGDPTSDTGVAEHPQLGAYQLAFAAGVIDGLEPGMELAGARLVIVSSGTQKQNYRNPTQPAFTPDEIAAFSTRVTDDAAGMGGATFVAEIADHCLDPRSYGSCRIHVIKQVSS